From the genome of Nodosilinea sp. FACHB-141, one region includes:
- the acpP gene encoding acyl carrier protein, producing MSAETFEKVKKIVSEQLGVEEADVKPEASFANDLGADSLDTVELVMALEEEFGIEIPDEAAEGIATVQDAVNFIEDKAA from the coding sequence ATGAGCGCAGAGACTTTTGAAAAGGTCAAAAAGATTGTCAGCGAGCAGCTAGGGGTTGAAGAGGCTGACGTGAAGCCCGAAGCTAGCTTCGCCAACGACCTGGGCGCCGATTCTCTCGATACCGTAGAGCTGGTGATGGCTCTGGAAGAAGAATTTGGCATCGAAATTCCTGACGAAGCGGCAGAGGGCATTGCTACTGTGCAAGATGCCGTCAATTTCATCGAAGACAAAGCCGCCTAG
- a CDS encoding protein-glutamate O-methyltransferase CheR yields the protein MKPDDLDVHLLIEGLYHRYGYDFRNYAAASLKRRIQSFLKTEKIATVAELQAQVLTDRACAERLLLGLTVNTTAMFRDPSFYVAFRQQVVPLLRTYPFLRIWHAGCSTGQEVYSMAILLQEEGLYHRCRIYATDANDRVLQIARQGIYPSKQMQDYTQLYLKAGGLRTFSEYYTAKYNNVILRPALRERVVFGEHNLVTDGSFNEFNVIICRNVLIYFNQTLQNQVHGLFYNSLCKFGILGLGKQETIRFTKYEAAYDDLAKAEKLYRRRN from the coding sequence TTGAAACCAGACGATTTGGACGTTCACTTGCTGATTGAAGGGCTATATCATCGGTATGGCTACGATTTTCGCAACTATGCTGCCGCCTCCCTCAAGCGCCGCATTCAAAGCTTTCTCAAAACTGAAAAAATCGCCACCGTAGCCGAGTTGCAGGCCCAGGTGCTGACCGATCGCGCCTGTGCCGAGCGGCTGCTGCTCGGTCTAACGGTGAACACCACGGCCATGTTTCGGGACCCAAGTTTCTACGTGGCTTTTCGGCAGCAGGTGGTGCCGCTACTGCGCACCTATCCCTTTCTTCGCATCTGGCACGCGGGCTGCTCCACTGGGCAGGAGGTCTACTCGATGGCAATTCTGCTGCAGGAGGAAGGGCTTTACCACCGCTGCCGCATCTACGCCACCGATGCCAATGACCGGGTTTTGCAAATTGCTCGGCAAGGCATCTATCCCTCCAAGCAAATGCAGGACTATACTCAGCTGTATTTAAAGGCCGGCGGCCTTCGCACTTTTTCGGAATACTATACGGCCAAATACAACAACGTTATTTTGCGGCCTGCCCTACGAGAGCGGGTGGTTTTTGGCGAGCACAATTTGGTAACCGATGGCTCGTTCAATGAGTTTAATGTGATCATCTGTCGCAATGTGTTGATTTACTTCAATCAAACCCTGCAAAACCAAGTTCATGGACTGTTTTATAACAGCCTGTGTAAGTTTGGCATTCTTGGTTTGGGCAAGCAGGAAACTATTCGATTCACTAAGTATGAAGCCGCCTACGATGATTTGGCAAAAGCCGAAAAACTGTATAGGAGACGCAATTAG
- a CDS encoding response regulator: protein MQTEATVNILLVDDQPENLVALEAILGELGANLVKSTSGEEALRCLLQDDFAVILLDVQMPQMDGFEVATLIRHRQRSRDTPIIFLTAFSSNEQFMFKGYALGAVDYLIKPISPNILLSKVTIFIELFKKTEALRQKTEILQQQASQLEAINTELQMSEERFRLLSTCSPLGVFVTDTEGCCLYTNPRYQSICGSADAVPEQSWLGSVHPDDSAIAQSTWHAFMADGQEYSQEFRVQARDDGSRWVSVRSARLVSEQKQFLGYVGTVEDITERKQAEAANAQVIREQAARQEAETANRMKDEFIAVLSHELRTPLNSILGWSHLLRSRNLDPQKTEYAIATIERNAIAQKQLIEDILDVSQIVRGKLQLHCRPLDLAAIAQSALETVRPAAETKAIALVDNVQDTARLEIVGDALRLQQVVWNLLTNAIKFTPQQGRVEVHLSMVTDLPKTLVTPPDAYTPGYAQLRITDTGMGIDIDFLPHIFDRFRQADSSTTRAQGGLGLGLAIVYYLVEQHQGYVWAESPGVNQGTTFTVALPLVPSPFAPTPPTPPENKLAEAGPHALANMAILIVDDDTDTRDYLTFLLASQGAVVTAAATAQEGFHLLSTTQPALLLCDISMPDMDGYTLMQKIRTQLPASQAQIPAIAITAHARISDQAQALSTGFQQHLPKPVEAEVLIHTILQVTGATAS, encoded by the coding sequence ATGCAAACCGAGGCAACCGTCAACATTCTCCTCGTCGATGATCAGCCCGAAAACCTAGTGGCCCTAGAGGCTATTTTGGGCGAACTGGGGGCCAACTTAGTTAAATCGACTTCGGGAGAGGAGGCGCTGCGCTGTTTACTGCAGGACGACTTTGCGGTGATTTTGCTGGATGTGCAAATGCCTCAGATGGACGGTTTTGAGGTGGCCACGCTCATTCGCCATCGCCAGCGATCGCGCGATACACCAATTATTTTTCTAACCGCCTTTAGCAGCAACGAACAGTTTATGTTTAAGGGCTATGCCCTGGGAGCGGTTGATTATTTAATCAAGCCAATTTCACCCAATATTTTGCTGTCAAAGGTAACCATTTTTATTGAGCTATTTAAAAAGACCGAAGCCCTGCGACAAAAGACCGAAATCTTGCAGCAGCAGGCCTCTCAATTAGAGGCAATTAATACTGAGCTACAGATGAGCGAAGAGCGGTTTCGTCTGCTCAGCACCTGTTCACCGCTGGGGGTGTTTGTCACCGATACTGAAGGTTGCTGCCTCTACACCAATCCCCGCTATCAATCTATTTGTGGCTCAGCCGACGCCGTCCCCGAGCAGAGCTGGTTGGGCTCTGTGCATCCCGACGACTCGGCGATCGCCCAATCGACCTGGCACGCTTTTATGGCCGACGGGCAGGAATATTCCCAGGAGTTCCGGGTTCAGGCTAGGGATGATGGCTCTCGCTGGGTTTCGGTGCGCTCGGCTCGCCTGGTGTCGGAGCAAAAGCAGTTTCTCGGTTACGTAGGCACCGTTGAGGACATTACCGAGCGCAAGCAGGCCGAAGCGGCCAACGCCCAGGTGATTCGCGAGCAGGCGGCCCGCCAAGAGGCGGAGACGGCCAACCGGATGAAGGACGAGTTTATCGCGGTCCTGTCCCACGAGCTGCGGACGCCGCTGAATTCGATTTTGGGCTGGTCGCACCTGCTGCGATCGCGCAACTTAGATCCGCAAAAGACGGAGTACGCGATCGCCACCATTGAGCGCAACGCCATTGCCCAAAAACAGCTGATTGAAGACATTCTCGACGTGTCCCAGATTGTGCGGGGCAAGCTACAGCTCCACTGCCGGCCGCTAGATCTGGCGGCGATCGCCCAGTCGGCGTTAGAAACGGTGCGGCCAGCGGCAGAGACCAAGGCGATCGCTTTGGTTGACAATGTTCAAGACACCGCCCGCCTAGAGATTGTGGGAGATGCTCTGCGGTTGCAGCAGGTAGTCTGGAATTTGCTCACCAACGCGATCAAATTTACCCCCCAGCAGGGGCGGGTAGAGGTGCATCTCTCAATGGTGACCGACCTGCCCAAAACCCTAGTAACTCCCCCAGATGCCTATACGCCGGGCTATGCTCAACTGCGCATCACCGATACCGGCATGGGCATCGACATTGACTTTTTGCCCCACATTTTTGACCGGTTTCGCCAGGCCGACAGCAGTACCACCCGCGCCCAGGGAGGGTTGGGGCTGGGGCTGGCGATCGTTTACTACCTAGTAGAGCAGCACCAGGGCTACGTCTGGGCCGAAAGCCCTGGTGTAAATCAAGGCACCACCTTTACCGTGGCCCTACCACTGGTGCCCTCCCCATTTGCCCCCACGCCCCCCACGCCGCCAGAAAACAAGCTTGCCGAGGCTGGTCCCCATGCCCTGGCGAATATGGCAATTTTGATCGTTGACGATGATACCGACACCCGCGATTATCTAACCTTTCTGCTAGCTTCTCAGGGGGCGGTTGTCACGGCGGCAGCCACCGCGCAGGAGGGCTTTCACCTGCTGAGTACAACCCAGCCGGCGCTGCTGCTGTGCGACATCAGCATGCCCGATATGGATGGCTACACCCTGATGCAGAAAATTAGAACGCAGCTGCCTGCATCCCAGGCACAGATTCCGGCGATCGCCATTACCGCCCACGCCCGCATTTCTGACCAGGCCCAAGCCCTATCCACCGGATTTCAGCAGCATTTGCCCAAGCCGGTGGAGGCAGAAGTGCTCATCCACACGATTCTCCAGGTAACTGGGGCAACCGCGTCCTAG
- the tkt gene encoding transketolase has translation MAVATQSLEELCINSIRFLAIDAVEKAKSGHPGLPMGAAPMAYVLWDKFLRVNPKNPQWFNRDRFVLSAGHGCMLQYALLYLSGFDSVTLDDIKQFRQWGARTPGHPENFETPGIEVTTGPLGQGIANAVGLAMAEAHLAAKFNKPDATLVDHYTYVILGDGCNMEGVSGEACSLAGHLGLGKLIALYDDNHISIDGSTDISFTEDVGKRFEAYGWHVVHVENGNTDLDAIAKAIEEAKFVSDRPSMIKVTTTIGYGSPNKQNTAGVHGAALGGDEIKLTRENLGWSYGDFEVPEDALNHMRKAVERGASLQAEWEETLATYRTKYAAEAAEFERMLSGQLPDGWADALPTYTPEDKALATRKNSEVTLNALAPAIPELIGGSADLTHSNLTELKISGSFQKGAYENRNLRFGVREHGMGAICNGIALHNSGLIPYCATFLVFADYMRAAIRLSALSQAGVIYVMTHDSIGLGEDGPTHQPVETIASLRAIPNLIVIRPADGTETSGAYKIAVEHRKTPTLMAFSRQNLPNLPGASIEGVAKGAYAVDDCDGTPDLILIGTGSEVSLCVEAAKELRTAGTKVRVVSMPSWELFDAQDAAYQESVLPKAVTKRLAVEAGITMGWCRYVGAEGDVIGVDRFGASAPGDLVMEKFGFTVENVVSRAKALLG, from the coding sequence ATGGCTGTTGCAACCCAATCCCTGGAAGAACTCTGTATTAATTCCATTCGCTTCTTAGCGATTGATGCGGTGGAAAAGGCCAAGTCTGGTCACCCCGGTCTGCCCATGGGGGCTGCGCCCATGGCCTACGTGCTATGGGATAAGTTTCTGCGGGTCAACCCCAAGAACCCCCAATGGTTTAACCGCGATCGCTTTGTGCTGTCGGCGGGTCACGGCTGCATGCTGCAATATGCCCTGCTTTACCTGAGCGGCTTTGACAGTGTGACGCTGGATGACATTAAGCAGTTCCGCCAGTGGGGCGCTCGCACCCCCGGCCACCCCGAGAACTTTGAAACCCCTGGCATTGAAGTCACCACCGGTCCTCTGGGCCAGGGCATTGCCAACGCCGTGGGTTTGGCGATGGCCGAGGCTCACCTAGCTGCCAAGTTCAATAAGCCCGATGCCACCCTAGTGGATCACTACACCTATGTGATCTTGGGCGACGGCTGCAACATGGAAGGGGTTTCTGGCGAAGCTTGCTCCTTAGCGGGTCACCTGGGATTGGGCAAGCTGATCGCCCTCTATGATGACAACCACATCTCCATCGACGGCTCCACTGATATCTCCTTCACCGAAGACGTGGGCAAGCGCTTTGAGGCCTACGGCTGGCACGTGGTGCACGTGGAGAACGGCAACACCGATCTAGACGCCATCGCTAAGGCGATCGAAGAAGCTAAATTCGTTAGCGATCGCCCCTCGATGATCAAAGTCACCACCACCATCGGCTACGGTTCTCCCAACAAGCAAAACACCGCTGGGGTCCACGGTGCGGCCCTGGGCGGCGACGAGATCAAGCTCACCCGCGAAAACCTGGGCTGGAGCTACGGCGACTTTGAAGTGCCCGAAGATGCCCTCAACCACATGCGCAAAGCGGTTGAGCGCGGCGCTAGTCTGCAGGCCGAGTGGGAAGAAACCCTCGCCACCTACCGCACCAAGTACGCCGCCGAGGCCGCCGAGTTTGAGCGCATGCTCTCCGGCCAGCTGCCCGACGGCTGGGCTGACGCTCTGCCCACCTACACCCCCGAAGACAAGGCTCTGGCCACTCGGAAGAACTCCGAAGTTACCCTCAACGCCCTGGCTCCAGCCATCCCTGAGCTGATCGGGGGCTCCGCTGACCTCACCCACTCAAACCTGACCGAGCTGAAAATCTCCGGCAGCTTTCAGAAGGGGGCCTACGAAAACCGCAACTTGCGCTTCGGCGTGCGCGAGCACGGCATGGGTGCGATCTGCAACGGCATCGCCCTGCACAACTCGGGGCTGATTCCCTACTGCGCCACCTTCCTGGTGTTTGCCGACTACATGCGGGCGGCGATTCGCCTGTCGGCCCTCTCCCAGGCGGGGGTGATTTATGTCATGACCCACGACTCCATCGGTCTGGGCGAAGACGGCCCCACCCACCAGCCGGTGGAGACCATCGCCTCCCTGCGGGCCATTCCCAACCTGATCGTGATTCGCCCCGCCGATGGCACCGAAACCTCCGGAGCCTACAAGATCGCCGTGGAGCATCGTAAGACCCCAACGCTGATGGCCTTTAGCCGTCAAAACCTGCCCAACCTACCTGGTGCCTCCATCGAAGGCGTGGCTAAGGGAGCCTACGCTGTCGATGACTGCGATGGCACCCCCGACCTGATCCTGATTGGCACGGGCAGCGAGGTTAGCCTCTGCGTAGAGGCCGCTAAAGAACTGCGGACCGCGGGTACCAAGGTGCGTGTCGTGTCTATGCCCTCTTGGGAACTGTTTGACGCCCAGGATGCCGCCTACCAGGAGTCGGTACTGCCCAAGGCGGTTACTAAGCGCCTGGCAGTAGAAGCGGGCATCACCATGGGCTGGTGCCGCTACGTGGGTGCTGAAGGCGATGTGATTGGCGTCGATCGCTTTGGGGCCTCTGCTCCTGGCGACCTGGTGATGGAGAAGTTTGGCTTCACCGTCGAGAACGTAGTCAGCCGGGCCAAGGCGCTACTGGGTTAG
- a CDS encoding chemotaxis protein CheB, which yields MAYELIVIGTSLGGLSALKTLLGALPQDFSAALAVVQHRHRESDQGLGNFLQQFTVLPVHEVEDKERIQAGQVYLAPADYHLLVEYGYFSLSVDEPVSYARPSIDVLLESAADSYNERVIGVILTGANQDGVKGLSTLKARGGVAIVQDPNTAESPVLPKAAIAAIAVDAVLPLSQIAPRLMHLCAARGG from the coding sequence GTGGCCTATGAACTGATTGTAATTGGCACTTCCCTAGGCGGATTGTCGGCCTTAAAAACTCTGCTTGGTGCCCTTCCCCAAGATTTTTCTGCGGCGCTGGCCGTTGTGCAGCATCGCCACCGCGAGTCTGATCAAGGGTTAGGTAATTTTTTACAACAGTTTACGGTTCTGCCAGTGCACGAAGTTGAAGATAAAGAACGCATCCAGGCGGGGCAGGTTTATCTCGCCCCGGCCGACTATCATTTGCTGGTAGAATACGGATATTTTTCTCTGTCTGTTGATGAGCCGGTTTCCTATGCGCGTCCGTCAATTGATGTGCTGCTAGAGTCGGCCGCTGACAGCTATAACGAACGTGTGATTGGTGTGATTTTGACCGGAGCCAACCAGGATGGAGTAAAAGGGTTATCCACCCTGAAGGCGCGAGGCGGGGTCGCGATTGTGCAAGACCCAAACACGGCGGAGAGCCCAGTGCTACCGAAGGCGGCGATCGCCGCGATCGCCGTCGATGCCGTATTGCCCCTCTCGCAGATTGCGCCCCGCTTAATGCACCTCTGCGCGGCGAGAGGAGGTTAG
- a CDS encoding response regulator — protein sequence MVNRFKIGTRIGAGFALGLTLLAVLGAVAFRTTTSLIRNAEREKQAYQILAHLNELETELINAETGQRGYLITGQPRYLDPYTSALTEIDDQYEILRQLTADDPFLQSRLANLQPLIDARLARLAEGIELRNTGGFAAAQAFILTDRGKQIMDQIRVLIAELIQQEESMLEERATQAQIASQQTLYTIALGIPVSFLMLSLVGWALARNISAPLRKLSETAEQLADGDLSVTLPDSTSQDETGILTRTFRQMVTNLRETIRANEEQRWLKSNLADLSQQLQGQRSLETLAELMLTYVAPLVDAQQGVLYLMDSTSEPHRLKLLSSYAYQERKHLSNEFALGEGLVGQCALEKRRIVLTQVPENYIQIRSGLGSAPPLTIVVLPLMFENAVKGVLELASFHRFDDLQLAFLEEASDLTGVMINAIAAYMQTQGLLERSQVLTEELRQQQEELLQSNQLLEERTQSLQESELEMQQQQEELQQSNEELQQLNEELEEKAELLETQKQQVERKNQEIELARQELEDQASQLAQSSRYKSEFLANMSHELRTPLNSLLILAKMLSDNNDGNLTEKQVDYSRTIHSAGADLLSLINDILDMAKIESGTMEVVIESLAFTAIQFELERTFQPTAASKGLRFEVVVDENLPTTLGTDPRRLQQVLKNLISNAIKFTEQGQVTVDIFPVAEERVAFAVTDTGIGIAPQKQYTVFGAFQQADGTTSRRYGGTGLGLSISLQLAQLLGGTLELQSEPDQGSTFTLYLPLRYVAPSIDGEVLQIKAQPEGTGLASRDRRSATPELVPAVAPAPSGDALPPLPANLEDDRSRLSPGGQDAAERVLLVIEDDPNFARILLDMARGQGFKVLIALQGQTGLALAQRFVPNAITLDLHLPDMDGLTVLEQLKHNPTTRHIPVHILTINDEQQQEFQMGAIAHIQKPVAPEILTQTLIDIKQFVERRVRYLLVIEDDPVQAQSIIELIGGGDVTSTAVHTGAAALETLRTQPCDCIVLDLGLPDMNGFDLLEQIKQDPALVRLPIIVYTGKDLTEAEETQLRRLAETIIVKDVRSPERLLDETALFLHRVQANLPPGQQQMLERLQHSDPALAGKKVLIIDDDVRNIFALTSLLEQYEMEVVFAENGREGIETLRANADVALVLMDVMMPELDGYETTRLIRKQEQFRSLPIIALTAKAMQGDREKCIEAGASDYITKPVDTEQLLTLLRLWLYQ from the coding sequence ATGGTAAACCGCTTCAAAATTGGCACACGCATTGGGGCCGGGTTTGCCCTAGGGTTGACGCTCTTGGCTGTGTTGGGTGCCGTTGCCTTCCGCACCACCACCAGCCTGATTCGCAATGCCGAGCGAGAAAAGCAGGCCTACCAGATTTTGGCCCATCTCAACGAGCTAGAAACCGAGCTGATCAACGCCGAAACCGGCCAGCGGGGCTACCTGATTACCGGCCAACCTCGGTATTTAGACCCCTACACCAGTGCTCTGACGGAGATTGACGATCAGTACGAGATCCTGCGTCAGCTCACCGCCGATGATCCGTTTCTCCAGAGTCGCCTAGCTAACCTTCAGCCCCTGATTGACGCCAGACTGGCGAGGCTGGCGGAGGGCATTGAACTGCGCAACACGGGAGGGTTCGCAGCAGCGCAAGCCTTTATCCTGACCGATCGCGGCAAGCAGATCATGGATCAGATCCGCGTCCTGATTGCAGAACTGATTCAGCAAGAGGAGAGCATGCTTGAGGAGCGGGCCACCCAGGCCCAGATCGCTTCGCAGCAGACACTCTACACGATCGCCCTTGGTATTCCGGTCTCATTTCTTATGCTGTCGCTGGTGGGATGGGCCCTGGCGCGCAATATCTCTGCTCCCCTGCGCAAACTGTCTGAGACCGCAGAACAGCTTGCCGACGGCGATCTATCCGTCACCCTGCCGGACAGCACCTCTCAGGATGAGACCGGCATTCTAACCCGCACCTTTCGTCAGATGGTGACCAATCTGCGGGAGACAATTCGCGCCAATGAAGAGCAGCGCTGGCTGAAGTCTAACTTGGCCGATCTGTCGCAGCAGTTGCAGGGGCAGCGCAGTCTCGAAACTCTAGCAGAGCTGATGTTGACCTACGTGGCTCCCCTGGTGGACGCGCAGCAGGGGGTGCTTTACTTAATGGACTCTACCAGCGAACCACATCGGCTCAAGCTGCTGAGCAGCTATGCCTACCAGGAGCGCAAGCACCTGTCGAACGAGTTTGCCTTGGGAGAGGGGTTGGTGGGGCAGTGCGCCTTAGAAAAGCGACGCATCGTGCTAACTCAGGTGCCAGAGAACTACATCCAGATTCGCTCGGGTCTAGGCTCTGCACCGCCCCTCACCATTGTGGTGCTGCCCCTGATGTTTGAGAACGCGGTGAAGGGGGTGCTAGAACTGGCGTCTTTTCACCGTTTTGATGACCTACAGCTGGCCTTTTTGGAGGAGGCTAGCGACTTGACGGGGGTGATGATCAACGCGATCGCCGCCTACATGCAAACCCAGGGACTGCTAGAGCGATCGCAGGTGCTGACCGAAGAACTGCGCCAGCAGCAGGAAGAGCTGTTACAGAGCAATCAGCTGCTCGAAGAGCGCACCCAGTCGCTGCAGGAGTCAGAGCTGGAGATGCAGCAGCAGCAGGAGGAATTGCAGCAGTCGAACGAAGAGCTGCAGCAGCTCAACGAGGAGCTGGAGGAAAAAGCAGAGCTGCTAGAAACCCAGAAGCAGCAGGTAGAGCGCAAAAACCAAGAAATCGAGCTGGCCCGCCAGGAGCTGGAGGATCAGGCCAGTCAGCTAGCCCAGTCGTCGCGCTACAAGTCAGAGTTTTTGGCCAACATGTCCCACGAGCTGCGGACACCCCTGAACAGTCTGCTGATTTTGGCCAAGATGCTCAGCGACAACAACGACGGCAACCTAACCGAGAAGCAGGTTGACTATAGCCGCACAATCCATTCTGCTGGCGCAGACCTGCTCTCGCTAATCAACGACATTCTCGACATGGCCAAAATTGAGTCGGGAACCATGGAGGTGGTGATTGAATCGCTGGCTTTTACGGCAATTCAGTTTGAGCTAGAGCGTACATTTCAGCCCACCGCCGCCAGCAAGGGGCTACGGTTTGAGGTTGTCGTGGATGAGAACTTACCCACTACCCTGGGCACCGACCCCCGGCGGCTACAGCAGGTGCTCAAGAACCTAATCTCCAACGCCATCAAGTTTACAGAACAGGGCCAGGTCACGGTGGATATCTTTCCAGTAGCCGAGGAGCGGGTGGCCTTTGCAGTTACCGATACCGGCATTGGCATTGCGCCCCAAAAGCAGTACACCGTTTTTGGGGCGTTTCAGCAGGCCGATGGCACCACCAGCCGCCGCTACGGCGGTACCGGGCTAGGGCTATCGATCAGCTTACAGCTAGCTCAGCTGCTGGGGGGTACTCTGGAGCTGCAAAGTGAGCCTGACCAGGGCAGCACCTTCACCCTATACCTGCCCCTACGCTACGTCGCCCCCTCGATCGATGGGGAAGTGCTTCAGATCAAAGCCCAGCCTGAGGGAACAGGACTAGCTTCCCGAGATCGCCGCTCTGCCACCCCTGAGCTAGTCCCGGCCGTAGCCCCGGCCCCAAGTGGGGACGCACTGCCGCCCCTACCGGCCAACCTAGAGGATGATCGATCGCGGCTATCCCCAGGGGGGCAAGACGCAGCCGAGCGAGTGCTGCTAGTGATTGAAGATGACCCCAACTTTGCCCGCATTCTATTAGATATGGCGCGGGGGCAGGGATTTAAAGTGTTGATTGCGCTCCAGGGCCAGACCGGCCTAGCCCTGGCCCAGCGGTTTGTGCCCAATGCTATCACCCTTGATCTGCACCTACCCGATATGGATGGTCTGACGGTGCTTGAACAGCTGAAGCACAATCCCACCACTCGCCACATTCCGGTCCACATTCTGACGATCAACGATGAGCAACAGCAGGAATTTCAGATGGGGGCGATCGCCCATATTCAAAAGCCTGTAGCCCCCGAAATTTTGACCCAGACCCTGATCGACATCAAACAGTTTGTGGAGCGCCGGGTGCGCTACCTGCTGGTGATTGAAGATGACCCGGTGCAGGCCCAGAGCATTATTGAGCTGATTGGCGGTGGCGATGTCACCAGCACCGCCGTGCACACCGGTGCCGCCGCCCTAGAGACCCTGCGCACCCAGCCCTGCGACTGCATCGTGCTCGACCTAGGCCTGCCCGACATGAACGGGTTTGACCTACTGGAGCAGATTAAGCAAGACCCGGCCCTGGTGAGGCTGCCGATTATTGTCTATACCGGCAAAGACCTAACTGAGGCAGAGGAGACCCAGTTGCGCCGCCTGGCCGAGACCATCATCGTCAAAGACGTGCGATCGCCCGAGCGGCTGCTCGATGAAACGGCCCTATTTCTGCACCGGGTACAGGCCAATCTGCCGCCGGGGCAGCAGCAAATGCTAGAGCGATTGCAGCACAGTGACCCAGCCCTGGCGGGCAAAAAAGTGCTGATCATCGACGATGACGTGCGCAACATTTTTGCTCTCACCAGCCTGCTGGAGCAGTACGAGATGGAAGTGGTGTTTGCCGAGAACGGGCGCGAAGGCATTGAGACCCTACGCGCCAATGCCGATGTCGCTCTCGTGCTGATGGATGTGATGATGCCAGAGCTAGACGGGTATGAAACCACCCGGCTGATTCGCAAACAGGAGCAGTTTAGATCGCTGCCGATCATTGCCCTGACCGCCAAGGCTATGCAGGGCGATCGCGAGAAGTGCATCGAAGCCGGAGCCTCCGACTACATCACCAAGCCCGTCGACACCGAGCAGCTGTTGACGCTGCTGCGCCTGTGGCTGTACCAGTAA
- the fabF gene encoding beta-ketoacyl-ACP synthase II — protein sequence MANSDSKRVVVTGMDAITPIGNNLEEYWAGLVAGRSGTARITHFDPSQHASQIAAEVKGFDPGDFLDKKEVRRMDRFSQFAVIAGQRALEHSGLTITDLNAEQIGTCIGSGIGGLKVLEDQQEIYLDRGPSRCSPFMIPMMIANMAAGLTAIHTGAKGPSTCAVTACAAGSNAIGDAFRLIQHGYAQAMICGGTEAAVTPLSVAGFASARALSTRNDDPTTASRPFDKTRDGFVIGEGCGILILEELEHALSRGATIYGEIVGYGMTCDAYHMTSPVPGGIGAARCIQLALKDAGISPSDISYINAHGTSTGANDPTETQAIKTALGDVAYKVAVSSTKSMTGHLLGGSGGIEAVATCLAIANDIAPPTINLHDPDPDCDLDYIPNQSRPMPIDVAISNSFGFGGHNVTLVFKKYRS from the coding sequence ATGGCAAACTCTGACTCAAAGCGCGTTGTAGTGACTGGCATGGATGCCATTACCCCCATTGGTAACAACCTGGAGGAGTACTGGGCTGGGCTAGTGGCTGGACGCAGCGGCACGGCGCGCATTACCCACTTCGACCCTTCTCAGCATGCGTCGCAAATTGCGGCGGAGGTTAAGGGGTTCGACCCTGGCGACTTTCTCGACAAGAAAGAAGTCAGGCGTATGGATCGCTTCTCCCAGTTTGCGGTGATTGCTGGTCAACGCGCCCTTGAGCACTCGGGGCTCACCATTACTGATCTCAATGCTGAACAGATTGGCACCTGTATTGGTTCTGGCATCGGTGGCCTCAAGGTCTTAGAAGACCAGCAGGAAATTTATCTCGACCGGGGCCCTAGCCGCTGTAGCCCTTTCATGATTCCGATGATGATCGCCAATATGGCGGCGGGGCTAACCGCCATCCATACCGGTGCCAAGGGGCCGAGTACCTGTGCTGTCACCGCCTGTGCCGCTGGGTCTAACGCCATTGGCGACGCCTTTCGGCTGATTCAGCACGGCTACGCCCAGGCAATGATCTGCGGTGGCACCGAGGCAGCGGTCACGCCCCTGTCGGTGGCAGGCTTTGCCTCGGCCCGCGCCCTCTCGACTCGCAATGACGACCCCACCACCGCGAGCCGCCCCTTCGATAAAACCCGCGACGGCTTTGTGATCGGCGAAGGCTGCGGCATTCTAATTCTCGAAGAGCTAGAGCACGCCCTGAGCCGGGGAGCGACTATTTATGGTGAAATCGTCGGCTATGGCATGACCTGCGACGCCTACCACATGACGTCGCCAGTACCTGGTGGGATAGGGGCAGCTCGCTGTATTCAGCTAGCCTTGAAGGACGCGGGCATTTCGCCAAGCGACATTAGCTATATCAACGCCCATGGCACCAGTACGGGGGCCAATGACCCCACCGAAACCCAGGCGATCAAAACTGCCCTGGGAGATGTGGCTTATAAGGTAGCGGTGAGCTCGACCAAGTCGATGACTGGGCACCTGCTGGGAGGCTCCGGGGGGATTGAGGCGGTGGCAACCTGTCTGGCGATCGCTAACGATATCGCCCCCCCCACCATCAACCTCCACGACCCCGACCCCGACTGCGACCTCGACTATATTCCCAATCAGAGTCGCCCCATGCCCATTGATGTGGCGATCTCCAACTCCTTTGGCTTTGGAGGCCATAACGTTACCCTAGTGTTTAAAAAATACCGTAGCTAG